A window of Rhodanobacteraceae bacterium contains these coding sequences:
- a CDS encoding regulatory protein RecX, with protein sequence MKPDSDKPRRSAQAAALALLAGREHSRLQLARKLAQREYSEDEIAAALDALAADGYLSDQRATTAKVAAGLRRGHGPGRIRNDLREAGLRTDQPITGDDGGDIDWVAQARALATRKFGDDPPADYTEWARRARFLQARGFDSATIRKALG encoded by the coding sequence ATGAAGCCTGACAGCGACAAGCCGCGCCGCAGCGCACAGGCTGCGGCGCTGGCACTGCTCGCCGGGCGCGAGCACTCGCGCCTGCAACTGGCGCGCAAGCTGGCGCAGCGCGAGTACTCCGAAGACGAGATCGCCGCCGCGCTGGATGCGCTCGCTGCCGACGGCTATCTCAGCGACCAGCGCGCGACCACCGCAAAGGTGGCCGCCGGCTTGCGCCGCGGCCACGGCCCCGGCCGCATCCGCAACGATCTGCGCGAGGCCGGGCTCAGGACCGACCAGCCGATCACCGGCGACGACGGCGGCGACATCGACTGGGTAGCCCAGGCCCGTGCCCTCGCCACACGCAAGTTCGGCGACGACCCCCCCGCCGACTACACCGAATGGGCCCGCCGCGCACGCTTCCTGCAGGCGCGCGGCTTCGACAGCGCGACCATCCGCAAGGCGCTGGGGTGA